A stretch of the Pan paniscus chromosome 2, NHGRI_mPanPan1-v2.0_pri, whole genome shotgun sequence genome encodes the following:
- the LOC129397477 gene encoding uncharacterized protein LOC129397477, producing the protein MSCFSEFGFFPGFIMKGVRDEGEKGLRSWQGLSGPKLSGPIRLDSPQNPARLVTYKAGRPANPRGLRPGRWDRRPKMPAPPLKGALPPRRNAARCQPLRFSLLLRNQSLAAPSSALKDGGAAFLLAALGSGIRAGAGAPWDHRNNTASGEPGGIPRPGPPTCLALFPQLGVMLSPWALESWALAPGTPTRPQPGAASPSCLHPTTCYPTGWDPWVRNGVEISRTLLLHVRHHFRIAGIYSLSGVASNILLALASLPHGLREPLSSLRTSAVSAPFLTLPVGAGSQN; encoded by the coding sequence ATGTCCTGTTTTTCAGAGTTCGGGTTCTTTCCTGGGTTCATCATGAAAGGTGTGAGGGATGAAGGGGAAAAGGGTCTGAGGAGTTGGCAGGGTCTCAGTGGGCCTAAGCTAAGTGGGCCCATCCGCCTGGATAGTCCTCAGAATCCAGCAAGATTGGTTACTTACAAAGCAGGGCGCCCAGCCAACCCGCGCGGGCTCAGGCCTGGACGCTGGGACAGGAGACCAAAAATGCCCGCCCCGCCCCTAAAGGGCGCTTTGCCGCCGCGGAGAAACGCGGCCCGTTGCCAGCCGCTGCGGTTTTCCCTGCTACTAAGGAATCAGTCACTCGCTGCCCCCTCCTCAGCCCTCAAAGATGGAGGGGCTGCCTTCCTGCTGGCGGCCTTGGGGAGTGGGATTCGGGCAGGTGCTGGGGCCCCCTGGGACCACAGAAATAACACTGCGTCGGGAGAGCCGGGTGGCATTCCCAGGCCTGGGCCACCCACTTGTTTAGCTCTCTTTCCTCAACTAGGGGTTATGCTTTCTCCATGGGCCCTAGAAAGTTGGGCACTCGCTCCCGGCACGCCCACCCGCCCTCAGCCAGGTGCGGCTTCTCCCTCCTGCCTTCACCCAACAACCTGCTACCCCACAGGCTGGGATCCCTGGGTGCGGAACGGGGTGGAAATCTCCAGGACTCTGCTATTGCACGTTCGACATCACTTCCGAATAGCAGGCATATACTCTCTTTCTGGCGTCGCCTCCAACATTTTGCTGGCTTTGGCCTCCCTACCCCACGGGCTGCGGGAACCACTGAGCAGCCTTCGGACCTCGGCTGTCAGCGCACCGTTTCTTACCTTACCGGTTGGCGCGGGTTCACAAAACTAG